In one window of Mesorhizobium sp. B2-1-1 DNA:
- a CDS encoding invasion associated locus B family protein, with protein sequence MKNMAAILARANLLNLAAALGALGLIASVTGPALAEDAKPAQPPAAQSKPADANPWAVNCSSGAANSELQCQVSQNLTEAKTGQRVLTVTVRRDNGNGSLAMLLALPHGLFLPSGASYQIDQGQKTTIAIQTSDQNGAYAATPLPPELIKAMKSGTNLNIGMESVTRKPVTIPVSLAGFTAALAKLESIK encoded by the coding sequence ATGAAGAACATGGCAGCCATTTTAGCGCGTGCTAATCTGTTAAATCTGGCCGCAGCACTGGGCGCCCTGGGGCTGATCGCATCGGTCACCGGGCCGGCGCTTGCCGAGGACGCCAAGCCGGCGCAGCCCCCGGCCGCTCAATCCAAGCCGGCCGACGCCAATCCATGGGCGGTGAACTGTTCAAGCGGCGCGGCCAACAGCGAGCTTCAATGCCAGGTGTCGCAGAACCTGACCGAAGCCAAGACCGGGCAGCGCGTGCTGACTGTGACCGTGCGCCGCGACAATGGCAACGGCTCTCTCGCCATGCTGCTTGCCCTGCCGCACGGGCTGTTCCTGCCCTCCGGCGCCAGCTACCAGATCGATCAGGGCCAGAAGACGACGATCGCCATCCAGACCAGCGACCAGAACGGCGCCTATGCCGCCACGCCGCTGCCGCCGGAGCTGATCAAGGCGATGAAATCGGGAACCAATCTCAACATCGGCATGGAATCGGTGACCCGCAAGCCGGTCACCATCCCGGTCTCGCTGGCGGGCTTCACCGCCGCCCTCGCCAAGCTGGAATCGATCAAGTAG
- a CDS encoding M24 family metallopeptidase translates to MTGFVDRQRAMQLMQRAGLQALVLSAPEAFHYATGVSIGPAGLFRRAGAGFVVIPARQDLPIGVVVADFSAGQLRIAAPEAVVRSHPIWIEFAPVETGTRGPLAERIEAGLVSLGRAPDFARPATFDLAGSVRQLQALLAEFGLERATLGIDLGFVPAADFSAMQALLPQCRMIDGSPVLDRLRAIKSQREIELLRQGIILSEAGLERLQVDAMAGMRQADLIALYRQGVAAAAVGLSHPVATAEYVTLGAQAKGADAKAMPGDPLKCDMVCTVGGYASDMSRNFTFGPASADQVELHAIAERAFEDGLAALVPGNSLGHVHRAATDSLTRQGLRSYRRGHFGHGVGQSVFSEQWPFIAAESDVVVEAGMVLAFEIPLYIDGLASFNLEDQFLITPDGPVAMNRLPRRLERIG, encoded by the coding sequence ATGACCGGCTTTGTCGACCGCCAGCGCGCGATGCAACTGATGCAACGCGCCGGCCTGCAGGCGCTGGTGCTCTCAGCGCCCGAGGCCTTCCACTATGCGACCGGTGTGTCGATCGGACCGGCGGGGCTGTTCCGGCGTGCCGGCGCCGGCTTCGTTGTCATCCCGGCCCGGCAGGACCTGCCGATCGGCGTCGTCGTCGCGGATTTCAGTGCGGGACAGTTGCGGATCGCCGCGCCCGAAGCAGTTGTGCGTTCGCACCCGATCTGGATCGAATTCGCGCCGGTCGAGACGGGAACCCGCGGCCCGTTGGCGGAGCGTATCGAGGCTGGCCTTGTCTCGCTTGGCCGCGCGCCGGATTTCGCGCGCCCCGCCACCTTCGATCTCGCCGGCTCGGTGCGCCAGCTGCAAGCCTTGCTTGCGGAATTCGGACTGGAGCGCGCAACGCTGGGCATCGATCTCGGCTTTGTTCCAGCCGCCGATTTTTCCGCCATGCAGGCGCTGCTGCCGCAGTGCCGGATGATCGACGGCTCGCCGGTGCTGGATCGGCTGCGGGCGATCAAGTCGCAACGCGAGATCGAGCTCCTGCGGCAAGGCATTATCCTGTCTGAAGCAGGGCTGGAGCGGCTGCAGGTCGATGCGATGGCCGGCATGCGCCAGGCCGATCTCATCGCGCTTTACCGGCAAGGCGTGGCCGCGGCGGCGGTGGGCCTCTCCCATCCGGTCGCGACGGCGGAATATGTGACGCTCGGCGCCCAGGCCAAGGGTGCCGATGCCAAGGCAATGCCCGGCGATCCGCTGAAATGCGACATGGTCTGCACGGTCGGCGGGTATGCGTCCGACATGTCGCGCAACTTCACTTTCGGTCCCGCTTCCGCCGACCAGGTCGAACTGCACGCGATCGCCGAGCGCGCTTTCGAGGACGGGCTGGCGGCACTCGTGCCGGGAAATTCGCTCGGCCATGTGCACCGCGCCGCCACCGACAGCCTGACGCGGCAAGGCCTGCGCTCCTACCGCCGTGGGCATTTCGGCCACGGTGTCGGGCAGTCTGTGTTCTCGGAGCAATGGCCGTTCATTGCGGCCGAGAGCGATGTCGTGGTCGAAGCCGGCATGGTGCTGGCCTTCGAGATCCCGCTCTACATCGACGGCCTCGCCAGCTTCAACCTGGAGGACCAGTTCCTGATCACGCCGGACGGGCCCGTCGCCATGAACCGGCTGCCGAGGCGGTTGGAGAGGATAGGATAG
- a CDS encoding amidase, with translation MVTDSLLKTYASSDALDLADLVHRGEISPAEMVEAAITLVEQLNPALNAVIHRLYDMARAQGQTVDRSAPFAGVPFLLKELASSWTGAPNTNSCLYLKDVVADFDTEVVRRMKAAGLVLVGKSNAPENGWSITTEPKLYGTTKNPWKEGITPGGSSGGAAAAVASRMVPIAEASDGAGSIRIPASCCGIVGLKPSRGRVSLAPFGDYWYGGAYFLCCSRTVRDTAAYLDAVAGALPGDPYTPPIPDASWLSLSSLAPKKLRIGFTVTPPNGTAIDADVKAAVLATVAALERLGHDVEEHDMPLDADAMWATYTNMTCVQTAATFDYHETVIGRPVTPDDVEPVTWAIIERGRATSGTRHISDVEQLRQVGRDIVGDLSPYDLFITPTLTQLPRPFGYYDMSETDIDRYNAKWTDAAFAFPFNISGQPAISLPLGWSKDGVPIGVQLVGRYGDEATVLAASAQLEREMPWRDRRPPVSG, from the coding sequence ATGGTCACCGACAGCCTGCTGAAAACCTATGCGAGCTCCGATGCGCTGGATCTTGCTGACTTGGTGCATCGGGGCGAGATTTCACCTGCGGAAATGGTCGAGGCGGCGATCACGCTGGTCGAGCAGCTCAACCCGGCGCTGAACGCGGTCATCCATCGCCTCTACGACATGGCGCGTGCCCAGGGGCAGACGGTCGACAGATCAGCACCTTTCGCCGGCGTGCCATTCCTGCTCAAGGAACTGGCCTCGTCCTGGACCGGCGCGCCGAACACCAACTCTTGCCTCTACCTGAAAGATGTCGTCGCCGATTTCGACACCGAAGTCGTGCGCCGCATGAAGGCGGCCGGGCTGGTGCTAGTCGGCAAGTCGAACGCGCCCGAAAACGGCTGGTCGATCACGACGGAACCGAAGCTCTACGGCACGACGAAGAACCCGTGGAAGGAAGGCATCACGCCAGGTGGCTCGAGCGGCGGCGCGGCGGCGGCCGTCGCTTCGCGCATGGTGCCGATCGCCGAGGCCAGCGACGGCGCCGGCTCGATCCGCATTCCGGCCTCCTGCTGCGGCATCGTCGGGCTGAAGCCGTCGCGCGGCCGCGTCAGCCTGGCACCGTTCGGCGACTATTGGTATGGCGGCGCCTACTTCCTGTGCTGCTCGCGCACCGTGCGCGACACGGCGGCCTATCTCGACGCGGTGGCCGGCGCCTTGCCGGGCGACCCCTATACGCCGCCGATCCCCGACGCCTCCTGGCTCAGCCTGTCGTCACTGGCGCCGAAGAAGCTGCGCATCGGCTTCACCGTCACCCCGCCCAACGGCACGGCCATCGATGCGGACGTGAAGGCGGCCGTGCTGGCCACCGTGGCGGCGCTGGAGCGGCTGGGACATGACGTCGAGGAACACGACATGCCGCTCGATGCCGATGCCATGTGGGCCACCTATACCAACATGACCTGCGTACAGACGGCGGCGACCTTCGACTATCATGAAACGGTGATCGGCCGGCCGGTGACGCCTGATGATGTCGAACCGGTGACCTGGGCGATCATCGAACGCGGCCGTGCGACCAGCGGCACCAGGCACATTTCCGATGTCGAGCAGCTCAGGCAGGTCGGCCGCGACATCGTCGGCGACCTTTCGCCCTACGATCTCTTCATCACCCCGACGCTGACGCAACTGCCGCGTCCGTTCGGCTATTACGATATGTCGGAGACCGACATCGACCGCTACAACGCCAAATGGACGGATGCGGCGTTCGCCTTCCCCTTCAACATCTCAGGCCAGCCGGCCATCTCGCTGCCGCTCGGCTGGTCGAAAGACGGCGTACCGATCGGGGTGCAGCTTGTCGGCCGCTACGGCGACGAGGCGACGGTGCTGGCCGCGTCGGCGCAGCTCGAGCGGGAAATGCCGTGGAGGGACAGGCGGCCGCCGGTGAGCGGTTAA
- a CDS encoding Gfo/Idh/MocA family protein: MADKIKVLVVGLGNMGASHASAYHRSDGFEIVGIMSRSIKSNKKIPAELAGYPLYEDFDRALAETRPDAVSINSWPNTHAEYALKAIAANCHVFMEKPLATNIEDAEKVVAAARAKNRKLVLGYILRVHPSWIKFIEVGKTLGKPLVMRLNLNQQSSGSAWHWHKNLIDSLIPIVDCGVHYVDVMCQLTGARPVRVHGIGAKLWAEADKQNYGHLHVTFDDGSVGWYEAGWGPMMSETAYFVKDVVGPKGAVSIVAGQQTSSAAEAAEVSNSADIDRHTKTDALKIHYAAVDADKNFAKPDEIVSMEDEPGHQELCDREQAFFLRAIREDLDLTEQMDAAVNSLRIVLAAEQSIELGRTVELA; the protein is encoded by the coding sequence TTGGCCGACAAAATAAAAGTGCTGGTTGTGGGTCTCGGCAATATGGGCGCCTCGCATGCCAGCGCCTATCACCGCTCGGACGGCTTCGAGATCGTCGGCATCATGAGCCGCTCGATCAAGAGCAACAAGAAAATCCCCGCCGAACTTGCCGGCTATCCGCTCTACGAGGATTTCGACCGGGCGCTTGCGGAGACCAGGCCGGACGCCGTGTCGATCAACAGCTGGCCCAACACCCATGCCGAATACGCGCTGAAGGCGATAGCGGCCAACTGCCACGTGTTCATGGAAAAGCCGCTCGCCACCAACATCGAGGATGCCGAAAAGGTCGTCGCGGCAGCGCGGGCGAAGAACCGCAAGCTGGTGCTTGGCTACATCCTGCGCGTCCACCCGTCCTGGATAAAATTCATCGAGGTCGGCAAGACGCTGGGCAAGCCGCTGGTGATGCGCCTCAACCTCAACCAGCAGAGCAGCGGCAGCGCCTGGCACTGGCACAAGAACCTGATCGATTCGCTGATCCCGATCGTTGATTGCGGCGTGCACTATGTCGACGTCATGTGCCAGCTCACGGGCGCCAGGCCGGTGCGCGTGCACGGCATCGGCGCGAAGCTCTGGGCGGAAGCCGACAAGCAGAATTACGGCCATCTCCACGTCACCTTCGATGACGGTTCGGTCGGCTGGTACGAGGCAGGCTGGGGGCCGATGATGAGCGAGACGGCCTATTTCGTGAAGGACGTGGTGGGGCCGAAGGGCGCGGTGTCGATCGTCGCCGGCCAGCAGACGAGCAGCGCAGCGGAAGCGGCGGAGGTGTCGAACTCGGCCGACATCGACCGCCACACCAAGACCGACGCGCTGAAGATCCATTATGCGGCGGTCGACGCCGACAAGAACTTTGCGAAACCCGACGAGATCGTCAGCATGGAAGACGAGCCCGGCCACCAGGAGCTCTGCGACCGCGAGCAGGCCTTCTTCCTGCGCGCCATCCGCGAGGATCTCGATTTGACCGAGCAGATGGACGCCGCCGTCAACAGCCTGCGCATCGTGCTGGCCGCCGAACAGAGCATCGAATTGGGGCGCACCGTCGAACTGGCGTGA
- a CDS encoding ABC transporter substrate-binding protein, with translation MTDQNSFQTATRTGISRRTFLQVTAAGVVTATALGASGLKARAAAYEKFTWISPRGTLEVLDDYPYWAAKKAGYFDGLSTDMQPGPSDGTATVKFVDVGQADMGFPSPGVFSFAIQNGMKLKSVFHMGARDTFSIAFRKGEGTNDLKKLEGKTILLGSAAWQSITDPLLAAQGVDIKKVKYVEAGWPTWGTALAGGQGDAALSWEGLRAEWIAKGLDFEYWLGVKNSKLPANTFVVRAADLEDPDKKAFLEKYLRGWAMGLEFGYQNPRAAVEAVFEQFPTLAKNLGPELGTTSILQQINVFRGDMDKRGGWGSHDMASWQGFFDEIHKIGQITNPVKAEDVCTNELIPAANDFDKAKVKADADSVKLTEGFAALDVEKIKAHLFDSAVK, from the coding sequence ATGACCGACCAGAACTCATTCCAGACGGCGACAAGAACGGGTATCAGCCGCCGCACCTTCCTGCAGGTGACGGCAGCCGGCGTCGTGACCGCCACCGCGCTCGGTGCATCGGGCTTGAAGGCCAGGGCGGCGGCCTATGAAAAATTCACCTGGATCTCGCCGCGCGGCACGCTCGAAGTGCTCGACGACTATCCTTATTGGGCAGCCAAGAAGGCAGGCTATTTCGACGGGCTCAGCACCGACATGCAGCCGGGCCCGTCGGACGGCACGGCGACGGTGAAGTTCGTCGATGTCGGCCAGGCCGATATGGGCTTTCCCTCGCCCGGCGTGTTCTCCTTCGCCATCCAGAACGGCATGAAGCTGAAGTCGGTGTTCCACATGGGCGCGCGCGACACGTTCTCCATCGCCTTCCGCAAGGGCGAGGGTACGAACGACTTGAAGAAGCTGGAAGGCAAGACCATCCTGCTCGGCTCCGCCGCCTGGCAGTCGATCACCGATCCGCTGCTCGCCGCGCAAGGCGTCGACATCAAGAAGGTCAAGTATGTCGAGGCCGGCTGGCCGACCTGGGGCACCGCGCTCGCCGGCGGCCAGGGCGACGCTGCCTTGTCGTGGGAGGGGCTGCGCGCCGAATGGATCGCCAAGGGCCTCGACTTCGAATACTGGCTCGGCGTGAAGAATTCCAAGCTGCCGGCCAACACCTTCGTCGTGCGCGCCGCCGATCTCGAAGATCCCGACAAGAAGGCGTTCCTGGAAAAATATCTGCGCGGCTGGGCGATGGGGCTGGAGTTCGGCTACCAGAACCCACGCGCGGCGGTCGAAGCGGTGTTCGAGCAGTTCCCGACATTGGCCAAGAACCTCGGCCCCGAGCTCGGCACCACCTCGATCCTGCAGCAGATCAACGTCTTCCGCGGCGACATGGACAAGCGCGGCGGCTGGGGCTCGCACGACATGGCGAGCTGGCAAGGCTTCTTCGACGAGATCCACAAGATCGGCCAGATCACCAATCCGGTGAAGGCCGAGGATGTCTGCACCAACGAGCTGATTCCGGCCGCCAACGACTTCGACAAGGCCAAGGTCAAGGCCGATGCCGACAGCGTCAAGCTGACGGAGGGCTTTGCCGCGCTCGATGTCGAGAAGATCAAGGCGCATCTGTTCGATTCGGCGGTGAAGTAA
- a CDS encoding ABC transporter permease, whose product MSDAIPEFSKSKSGAKPGDGQDVSLTNLSAFASGPGIKSGKEVAAIIAVAVIIIGGIELALRLFHVPLYIMPPPSSIAYALFDEFPLIAPHLGYTLVELVSGFAIGAVVGLVLAAVITQFPFAEKIVAPYILLLVTTPMLALVPLLILRFGFGYTPRIIAVALAAGPMVMINAATGFRRVDSAKIALARSYGASTLQIFWKIRAPMALPMILVGLMIGAIFGLLTAVGAEMVGGGFGLGNRLTTYSSMIQMPQFFAVVLILSTLGILIYVLFFLIGKKWASWEA is encoded by the coding sequence GTGAGCGACGCCATCCCGGAATTCTCCAAATCCAAATCGGGTGCCAAGCCCGGCGATGGGCAGGACGTCAGCCTGACCAATCTCTCGGCCTTCGCCAGCGGCCCCGGCATCAAGTCGGGCAAGGAGGTGGCGGCGATCATCGCTGTCGCCGTGATCATCATCGGCGGCATCGAACTGGCGCTGCGCCTGTTCCATGTACCGCTCTACATCATGCCGCCGCCAAGCTCGATCGCCTACGCGCTGTTCGACGAGTTCCCGCTGATTGCGCCGCATCTCGGCTACACGCTGGTCGAGCTGGTTTCCGGCTTCGCCATCGGCGCCGTCGTCGGCCTGGTGCTGGCCGCCGTCATCACCCAGTTCCCCTTCGCCGAAAAGATCGTCGCGCCCTACATCCTGCTTCTCGTCACCACGCCGATGCTGGCGCTGGTGCCGCTTTTGATCCTTCGCTTCGGTTTCGGCTACACGCCGCGCATCATCGCGGTGGCGCTCGCCGCCGGGCCGATGGTGATGATAAACGCGGCCACCGGCTTTCGCCGCGTCGACAGCGCCAAGATCGCGCTGGCGCGCTCCTATGGCGCCAGCACCTTGCAGATATTCTGGAAGATCCGCGCGCCGATGGCGCTGCCGATGATCCTGGTCGGACTGATGATCGGCGCCATCTTCGGCCTGCTGACCGCAGTCGGCGCGGAGATGGTCGGCGGCGGCTTCGGCCTCGGCAACCGGCTCACCACCTATTCGTCGATGATCCAGATGCCGCAATTCTTCGCCGTGGTGCTGATCCTGTCGACGCTCGGCATCCTGATCTACGTGCTGTTCTTCCTGATCGGCAAGAAATGGGCGAGCTGGGAGGCTTGA
- a CDS encoding ABC transporter ATP-binding protein, with protein MNAGETTAPKLGVQAATKIYHTASGDLLALDRCSLDVHANEIVSIVGPSGCGKTTLLWSMSGLHSLTGGEIRLDGVKITGPHPDIGIVFQEANLLPWRNLDANIRFPFEIKGEKPDRAWIAHLLHRVGLDGFGGKFPRELSGGMQQRAAMVRALAPKPSVLLMDEPFGALDSFTREEMNRLVEEIWLDTKTTIVFITHSIEEAIFLSDRVVVLSARPGRVAREYRVPFARPRSLEIMATKEVFDLTNRIKMDIVGERVRPKAPEQERVGAEIVRIRP; from the coding sequence ATGAACGCGGGCGAAACAACAGCGCCGAAGCTTGGTGTGCAGGCAGCGACCAAGATCTATCACACCGCATCCGGCGACCTCCTGGCGCTGGACCGCTGCAGCCTCGACGTCCACGCCAATGAAATCGTTTCGATCGTCGGCCCGTCCGGCTGCGGTAAGACCACGCTTTTGTGGTCGATGTCGGGCTTGCACAGCCTGACCGGCGGCGAGATCCGGCTCGACGGCGTCAAGATCACCGGCCCGCATCCCGACATCGGCATCGTGTTCCAGGAAGCGAACCTGCTGCCTTGGCGCAATCTCGATGCCAACATCCGCTTTCCCTTCGAGATCAAGGGCGAGAAACCAGACCGCGCATGGATCGCGCATCTGCTCCACCGCGTCGGGCTCGACGGTTTCGGCGGCAAGTTCCCGCGCGAGCTTTCGGGCGGCATGCAGCAGCGCGCCGCGATGGTGCGGGCGCTGGCGCCAAAACCCTCCGTGCTTTTGATGGACGAGCCGTTCGGCGCGCTCGACAGTTTTACCCGCGAGGAGATGAACCGTCTCGTCGAGGAGATCTGGCTCGACACCAAGACCACCATCGTCTTCATCACCCACAGCATTGAGGAAGCAATCTTCCTCTCCGACCGCGTGGTGGTGCTGAGCGCGCGCCCCGGCCGCGTCGCCAGGGAATACCGCGTGCCGTTCGCGCGGCCGCGCTCGCTGGAGATCATGGCGACGAAAGAGGTTTTCGACCTCACCAACCGTATCAAGATGGACATCGTCGGCGAGCGCGTCAGGCCCAAGGCACCGGAGCAGGAACGCGTCGGCGCCGAGATCGTGAGGATCAGGCCGTGA
- a CDS encoding MurR/RpiR family transcriptional regulator: MTEADSRENLMTDGEADGREPVRRIPDIISLVKDTYAELRPAERRVADVVLDDVKYAVDASNAALAQRAGVSEPTVTRFCRAIGCEGVRDFKLKLAQSLVVGALYLDTSPARENDTGMPFWNAVFGEARRALQEAERQLDPVQLQKAAELIAKARQVTVFGLGGSSSALAQETQYRLFRYGISISAQCDPYLMRMTASTLKPGDLVIAISATGRTREVIEAVELAKHYRANAICVTAPDTELARVGDVRLTVAVPEYPDTLKPTASRFAFLAMIDLMAVAAAYKLDGSARETVRRIKYNAQIHRTGKEMEPLGD; this comes from the coding sequence ATGACCGAAGCTGACAGCCGGGAAAACCTGATGACGGATGGCGAGGCGGACGGGCGCGAGCCTGTGCGGCGCATTCCCGACATCATCTCGCTGGTCAAGGATACCTATGCCGAGCTGCGTCCGGCCGAGCGCCGCGTCGCCGATGTCGTGCTCGACGACGTCAAATACGCGGTCGATGCCTCCAACGCCGCCCTTGCCCAGCGTGCCGGCGTCAGCGAACCGACGGTGACCCGCTTCTGCCGCGCCATCGGCTGCGAGGGCGTGCGTGATTTCAAGCTGAAGCTGGCGCAGAGCCTCGTCGTCGGCGCGCTCTATCTGGACACTTCGCCAGCCAGGGAGAACGACACCGGCATGCCGTTCTGGAACGCGGTGTTCGGCGAAGCGCGGCGGGCGCTGCAGGAGGCCGAGCGGCAGCTCGATCCGGTCCAGCTGCAGAAGGCCGCCGAGCTGATCGCCAAGGCGCGCCAGGTTACGGTGTTCGGACTGGGCGGCAGTTCCTCGGCGCTGGCGCAGGAAACGCAATACCGGCTGTTTCGCTACGGCATATCGATCAGCGCGCAATGCGACCCTTATCTCATGCGCATGACCGCCTCGACCTTGAAGCCCGGCGACCTGGTGATCGCCATTTCGGCGACGGGGCGCACGCGCGAGGTGATCGAGGCGGTCGAACTCGCCAAGCACTACCGCGCCAATGCCATCTGCGTGACTGCGCCCGACACCGAGCTCGCGCGCGTCGGCGACGTCAGGCTGACCGTGGCGGTGCCGGAATATCCCGATACGCTGAAGCCGACGGCATCGCGCTTCGCCTTCCTGGCCATGATCGACCTGATGGCGGTGGCTGCCGCCTACAAGCTTGATGGCTCGGCCCGCGAGACGGTCCGCCGTATCAAATACAATGCCCAGATCCACCGCACCGGCAAGGAGATGGAGCCGCTCGGGGATTAG
- a CDS encoding NAD(P)/FAD-dependent oxidoreductase: protein MLEIAPSQQAAAWLGAFDKALEAGDITAAANLFVDDCYWRDLLTFTWNVTTMEGREAIADMLKATLAATRPARWQLTGEATSDEGIIEAWFTFETAVASGQGIMRLRDGRCRTLFTAMTDLKGFEERKGATRPLGVRHKADPERETWSEARARETRELGASEQPYCLVIGGGQGGIMLGARLRQLGVPSIVIEKNARPGDSWRKRYRTLVLHDPVWYDHLPYIPFPDNWPVFTPKDKMGDWLEMYTRVMELNYWVATRCVSASYDEAEKVWTVVVDRVGQHITLKPKHIVFATGAYGPARPIDLPGADRFKGEILHSSQYSSGEKFRGKKVAVIGAASSGHDVCVDLWESGAEVTMIQRSPTTVVKSDTLMEVGFEIFSENALARGITTEEADMIVASTPFALVPKGQRALYDVIRTRDAAFYERLAAAGFALDFGDDETGLLMKAYRTGSGYYIDVGASDLIIDGKIGIRSGVAIKSLTAKGILFEDGSELEADAIIACTGYQSMNETVAQIVSREVADRVGPCWGLGSGVKGDPGPWQGELRNMWKPTAQEGLWFHGGNLALSRFYSKYVALQIKARMEGIATPVYGAVSNARR, encoded by the coding sequence ATGCTCGAAATAGCACCATCGCAACAGGCAGCCGCATGGCTCGGCGCTTTCGACAAGGCGCTCGAAGCCGGTGACATAACGGCCGCGGCCAACCTGTTCGTCGACGATTGCTACTGGCGTGACCTCCTGACCTTCACCTGGAACGTCACCACGATGGAAGGGCGCGAGGCGATCGCCGACATGCTGAAGGCGACGCTGGCAGCGACGCGGCCGGCAAGATGGCAGCTCACCGGCGAAGCCACCTCGGACGAGGGGATAATCGAGGCCTGGTTCACCTTCGAGACCGCCGTGGCCTCGGGCCAGGGCATCATGCGCCTGCGCGACGGCCGCTGCCGGACATTGTTCACGGCAATGACCGACCTGAAAGGATTCGAGGAGCGCAAGGGCGCGACGCGGCCGCTGGGCGTGCGCCACAAGGCCGACCCGGAGCGCGAGACCTGGTCGGAGGCGCGGGCGCGCGAGACCCGCGAGCTTGGCGCTTCGGAGCAGCCCTATTGCCTGGTCATCGGCGGCGGCCAGGGCGGCATCATGCTGGGCGCGCGGCTCAGGCAGCTCGGCGTGCCCTCGATCGTCATCGAGAAGAATGCCCGGCCGGGCGATTCCTGGCGCAAGCGCTACCGCACCCTCGTGCTGCACGATCCGGTCTGGTACGACCATCTGCCTTACATTCCGTTTCCCGACAATTGGCCGGTCTTCACGCCCAAGGACAAGATGGGCGACTGGCTGGAAATGTACACGCGCGTCATGGAGCTCAACTATTGGGTCGCCACCAGATGCGTCAGCGCCAGCTATGACGAGGCCGAGAAGGTCTGGACCGTGGTCGTGGACCGCGTCGGCCAGCACATCACGCTGAAGCCCAAGCACATCGTCTTCGCCACCGGCGCCTACGGTCCGGCGCGGCCGATCGACCTGCCGGGCGCCGACCGGTTCAAGGGCGAGATCCTGCATTCCAGCCAGTATTCCAGCGGCGAGAAGTTCCGCGGCAAAAAGGTCGCCGTCATCGGTGCGGCGAGCTCCGGGCATGACGTCTGCGTCGATCTCTGGGAAAGCGGCGCCGAGGTCACCATGATCCAGCGTTCGCCGACGACCGTGGTCAAGTCGGACACGCTGATGGAAGTCGGTTTCGAGATCTTTTCGGAGAACGCGCTGGCGCGCGGCATCACCACCGAAGAGGCCGACATGATCGTCGCCTCGACGCCCTTCGCGCTGGTGCCCAAGGGGCAGCGGGCGCTCTATGACGTCATCCGCACGCGCGACGCGGCATTTTACGAACGCCTCGCCGCCGCCGGCTTCGCCCTCGACTTCGGTGACGACGAGACCGGCCTGCTGATGAAGGCCTACCGCACCGGCTCCGGCTACTACATCGATGTCGGCGCTTCGGACCTGATCATCGACGGCAAGATCGGCATCCGCAGCGGCGTGGCGATCAAGTCGCTGACGGCGAAAGGCATTCTCTTCGAGGACGGCAGCGAACTTGAAGCCGACGCCATCATCGCCTGCACCGGCTATCAGTCGATGAATGAAACCGTGGCGCAAATCGTCTCGCGCGAGGTCGCCGACAGGGTCGGCCCGTGCTGGGGTCTCGGTTCCGGCGTCAAGGGCGATCCCGGGCCATGGCAGGGCGAATTGCGCAACATGTGGAAACCGACGGCGCAGGAAGGGCTGTGGTTCCACGGCGGCAATCTGGCGCTCTCGCGCTTCTATTCGAAATATGTGGCGCTGCAGATCAAGGCGCGGATGGAGGGGATTGCGACGCCGGTTTACGGGGCGGTCAGCAACGCGCGACGGTGA